Proteins encoded within one genomic window of Prauserella marina:
- a CDS encoding inositol monophosphatase family protein: MGVDEADRTALTETAERVAAEAGELVLAARESMLAGRAVAVDTKTSETDVVTAVDHESERLIRARLAELRPGEPVLGEEGGGPAAGKDGATPGTVTWVVDPIDGTVNFLYGLPEFAVSVAAQVDGVSVAGAVVEPVSGRHWTATRGLGSWLDGRRLSTSAPPRLELALLGTGFAYLPERRARQADMVAALLGHVRDIRRPGSASLDLCFVAAGWTDAYFEHGLKTWDWAAGALVAEEAGAVVSLPGADPALGADGTLAAATSIAEPLREVLIKCGAGGI; the protein is encoded by the coding sequence GTGGGAGTTGACGAAGCCGATCGGACCGCACTGACCGAGACCGCCGAGCGGGTGGCGGCCGAAGCGGGTGAACTGGTGCTGGCCGCACGGGAATCCATGCTCGCGGGCAGGGCCGTCGCCGTGGACACCAAGACGAGCGAGACCGACGTGGTGACCGCGGTCGACCACGAATCGGAGCGGCTGATCCGGGCGCGCCTCGCCGAACTGCGGCCGGGTGAACCGGTACTCGGCGAGGAGGGCGGTGGTCCGGCCGCGGGGAAGGACGGGGCCACGCCGGGCACCGTCACCTGGGTGGTCGACCCGATCGACGGAACCGTGAATTTCCTTTACGGGCTACCGGAATTCGCCGTCTCCGTCGCCGCTCAGGTCGACGGTGTCTCGGTGGCCGGTGCGGTCGTCGAACCCGTCAGCGGGCGGCACTGGACCGCGACGAGGGGGCTCGGTTCGTGGCTCGACGGGCGGAGGCTGAGCACATCCGCGCCGCCTCGGCTCGAACTCGCGCTGCTCGGCACGGGCTTCGCCTATCTGCCGGAGCGCAGGGCGCGCCAGGCCGACATGGTCGCCGCGTTGCTCGGCCACGTAAGGGACATCAGGAGGCCGGGCTCGGCCTCGCTCGACCTGTGCTTCGTCGCTGCTGGCTGGACCGACGCCTACTTCGAGCACGGCCTCAAGACCTGGGACTGGGCCGCCGGCGCGCTCGTCGCCGAGGAGGCAGGCGCCGTCGTGTCGTTGCCTGGCGCCGATCCCGCGCTCGGTGCCGACGGCACGCTCGCGGCCGCGACGTCGATCGCGGAGCCGTTGCGCGAGGTGCTGATCAAATGCGGGGCGGGCGGAATCTAG
- the cei gene encoding envelope integrity protein Cei yields MSGSGGSAGSAGYGVSGVPGGPGAAARAGGKAKPYRKRKPLPALIVIALLGVVAVFVWVKAIATNENIDEAIRCTPAATPPEGVTYAPQPYDALAGSQPTPPDRIALRVLNASGTRGQAAITTEGLRQLGFTQIAEPENDPAYPDEKATASCHGQIRYGENGAAAARTIQLIDPCLQLVKDNRQDATVDLAVGTSFNDVRPLPAGMDILKKLNAWSAEHKGTGNGEQSSSGRGPVIEEELLADAEPSHC; encoded by the coding sequence GTGTCGGGGAGCGGGGGCAGCGCAGGTTCTGCTGGCTACGGGGTTTCGGGTGTTCCCGGAGGCCCCGGGGCCGCCGCGCGGGCCGGAGGCAAGGCGAAGCCGTATCGCAAGCGCAAGCCACTGCCCGCGCTCATCGTGATCGCGTTGCTCGGAGTGGTCGCGGTGTTCGTGTGGGTGAAAGCGATCGCGACCAACGAGAACATCGACGAGGCCATCCGCTGCACGCCGGCCGCCACGCCGCCCGAGGGCGTGACCTACGCGCCGCAGCCCTACGACGCGCTGGCAGGCAGCCAGCCGACGCCACCGGACCGGATCGCGCTGCGCGTGCTCAACGCCAGCGGCACGAGAGGCCAGGCCGCGATCACCACCGAAGGATTGCGCCAACTGGGTTTCACACAGATCGCCGAGCCGGAAAACGATCCCGCCTATCCCGACGAGAAAGCCACGGCGAGCTGTCACGGCCAGATCCGCTACGGCGAGAACGGCGCCGCCGCCGCGCGCACGATCCAGCTCATCGACCCGTGCCTGCAACTCGTGAAGGACAACCGGCAGGACGCCACCGTCGACCTCGCCGTCGGCACGAGCTTCAACGACGTGCGCCCGCTTCCGGCGGGCATGGACATCCTTAAGAAGCTCAACGCGTGGTCGGCCGAGCACAAGGGCACCGGAAACGGGGAGCAGTCCTCCTCGGGAAGGGGCCCCGTCATCGAAGAGGAACTGCTCGCCGACGCGGAGCCCAGCCACTGCTGA
- a CDS encoding DUF4193 domain-containing protein, translating into MATDYDAPRRSEADELAEDSLEELKARRNETQSGVVDVDEDATAENFELPGADLSGLSGEDLTVKVVPKQADEFTCSVCFLVHHRSRLAEEAGGRLICRDCA; encoded by the coding sequence ATGGCGACCGACTACGACGCTCCGCGCCGCAGCGAAGCCGACGAGCTTGCCGAAGACTCGTTGGAAGAACTGAAGGCACGGCGCAACGAGACGCAGTCTGGCGTGGTCGATGTAGACGAAGACGCGACTGCCGAGAACTTCGAACTTCCCGGGGCCGACCTCTCCGGGCTGTCGGGTGAGGACCTGACCGTCAAGGTCGTTCCGAAGCAGGCCGACGAGTTCACGTGTTCGGTGTGCTTCCTGGTGCACCACAGGAGCAGGCTGGCCGAGGAGGCCGGTGGGCGGCTGATCTGCCGCGACTGCGCCTGA
- a CDS encoding DUF3093 domain-containing protein — translation MGTSTPERTKARPGFSERLYVTWWVWPLPLVGATLLAAEIHMGYPGLRGWLPYAVLLPLTAVLLVGMGRLSVRVTEGEEPELWVGDAHLPLRFAGDVEVIGKQDKRKALGPELDPAAFVAHRGWVPSLVRIRLTDPEDPTPYWLVSTRRPERLAALVRDAAPGRPAEHEDGRDSRDSGDPSKGDQP, via the coding sequence GTGGGCACGAGTACACCTGAGCGAACCAAGGCACGGCCCGGCTTCAGCGAGCGGCTCTACGTCACCTGGTGGGTCTGGCCGTTGCCGCTGGTCGGCGCGACGCTGCTGGCCGCGGAGATCCACATGGGATACCCGGGCCTTCGCGGCTGGCTTCCCTATGCCGTACTGCTGCCGCTCACCGCGGTACTGCTCGTCGGCATGGGCAGGCTTTCCGTGCGCGTCACCGAGGGCGAGGAACCCGAACTGTGGGTCGGCGACGCACACCTGCCCTTGCGCTTCGCCGGCGATGTCGAGGTCATCGGCAAGCAGGACAAGCGAAAGGCGCTCGGGCCGGAACTCGACCCCGCCGCGTTCGTCGCGCACAGGGGCTGGGTGCCCTCGCTGGTGCGAATCCGGCTCACCGACCCGGAGGACCCGACCCCGTACTGGCTCGTCAGCACCCGCCGTCCCGAGCGGCTGGCCGCGCTGGTGCGCGACGCGGCCCCCGGCCGCCCCGCCGAGCACGAAGACGGCAGGGACAGCAGGGACAGTGGGGACCCGTCGAAGGGTGACCAGCCCTGA
- the dut gene encoding dUTP diphosphatase, producing MSSVQVLLSRIDPGVPLPIYARKDDAGADLVTTSDLVLKPGERAIVGTGIAIALPSGYAGFVHPRSGLAARVGLSIVNTPGTIDAGYRGEIKVCLINQDPLEPVTLARGDRIAQLVVQRVEHAEFVEVAELEATQRGAGGYGSTGGHAALGTE from the coding sequence GTGTCCAGCGTGCAGGTCCTGCTTTCTCGTATCGATCCCGGCGTCCCGCTTCCGATCTACGCGCGGAAGGACGACGCGGGCGCCGACCTCGTCACCACCTCCGACCTGGTGCTCAAGCCGGGTGAGCGGGCGATCGTCGGCACCGGTATCGCGATCGCGCTGCCTTCCGGCTACGCGGGTTTCGTGCACCCGAGGTCGGGACTGGCGGCGAGGGTGGGGCTTTCCATCGTCAACACTCCCGGCACGATCGACGCGGGCTACCGTGGCGAGATCAAGGTGTGCCTGATCAACCAGGACCCGCTGGAGCCGGTCACGCTCGCGAGGGGCGACCGGATCGCGCAGCTCGTCGTTCAGCGCGTCGAGCACGCCGAATTCGTCGAGGTCGCCGAATTGGAAGCCACCCAGCGGGGCGCGGGCGGCTACGGTTCGACTGGTGGGCATGCGGCACTTGGAACGGAGTAG
- a CDS encoding DUF3710 domain-containing protein, translating to MGIFSRNRRGEDEPEEFDTTSEPAGAGDEEQALDGPFDDGDAPEDGRPRMDLGSVRVPVPDGSQVQVEMDQQTNNVRAVHVVTPHGQVTISAYAAPRSGGLWKDVSNELTEQLRSDGAKVSAGRGEWGIELSAIVGEVALRFVGVDGPRWMLRGVIAGPQSQAAHAPQMLNDIVRDTIVVRGDAPMPPRTPLPIKLPDAVAEHILEQQGQQQQAQQQQRQQQQSRR from the coding sequence GTGGGCATTTTCAGCAGGAATCGCAGGGGAGAGGACGAACCGGAGGAGTTCGACACCACCTCTGAGCCGGCCGGGGCCGGCGACGAAGAGCAGGCCCTCGACGGCCCCTTCGACGACGGCGACGCGCCGGAGGACGGCAGGCCGCGCATGGACCTCGGTTCGGTGAGGGTGCCGGTCCCCGACGGGTCCCAGGTCCAGGTCGAGATGGATCAGCAGACCAACAACGTGCGCGCCGTGCACGTGGTGACGCCCCACGGCCAGGTCACGATCAGCGCCTACGCGGCACCACGCTCGGGGGGCCTGTGGAAGGACGTCAGCAACGAGCTGACCGAGCAACTGCGCTCTGACGGCGCGAAGGTCTCGGCGGGCAGGGGCGAGTGGGGCATCGAGCTCTCCGCGATCGTCGGTGAGGTCGCGCTGCGCTTCGTCGGTGTCGACGGACCACGCTGGATGCTGCGCGGCGTCATCGCGGGCCCGCAGTCGCAGGCCGCGCACGCGCCGCAGATGCTCAACGACATCGTGCGCGACACGATCGTCGTGAGGGGAGACGCGCCCATGCCGCCTCGCACCCCGCTGCCGATCAAGCTGCCCGACGCGGTCGCCGAGCACATCCTCGAACAGCAGGGCCAGCAGCAACAAGCGCAGCAGCAACAACGCCAGCAGCAACAGTCGAGGCGCTGA
- a CDS encoding LysE family translocator, whose protein sequence is MPTSAEWLIFLGTATLFAITPGPGILYVLARSMRGGRSEGIRSSLGNSLGAAVHVIAAALGLSALLATSAVAFTVVKIAGACYLVALGLHAILRRHDDGVGGAGGAEPATAGGVRRAARSPFGQGIITELLNPKTALYFMALLPHFVHPETAPAPLVFLVLGLIALAMALVADLAVALLAGTLGARLMASPRWRVRQRVASGLTMVGLGGFVAVAD, encoded by the coding sequence GTGCCCACCTCGGCGGAATGGCTGATTTTCCTCGGCACGGCAACGCTTTTCGCGATCACTCCCGGCCCGGGGATCCTGTACGTCCTTGCCCGCAGTATGCGCGGGGGACGCTCGGAGGGGATCCGGTCCTCGCTCGGCAACAGCCTCGGCGCCGCCGTGCACGTGATCGCCGCGGCACTGGGACTGTCCGCGCTGCTTGCGACCTCGGCCGTGGCCTTCACCGTCGTGAAGATCGCGGGCGCCTGCTATCTCGTCGCGCTCGGCCTGCACGCGATCCTACGCAGGCACGACGACGGCGTGGGTGGCGCTGGTGGCGCTGAGCCCGCGACGGCGGGCGGGGTGCGCAGGGCTGCCCGCTCACCCTTCGGGCAGGGCATCATCACCGAACTGCTCAATCCCAAGACGGCCTTGTACTTCATGGCGCTGCTGCCACATTTCGTCCATCCGGAGACCGCGCCGGCGCCGCTGGTGTTTCTCGTGCTCGGCCTGATCGCGCTGGCGATGGCGCTGGTGGCCGACCTGGCCGTCGCTCTGCTCGCGGGAACACTGGGCGCCAGGCTGATGGCGAGCCCGCGATGGCGGGTGAGGCAACGCGTCGCCAGCGGCCTCACGATGGTCGGGCTCGGCGGTTTCGTGGCCGTCGCTGATTAG
- a CDS encoding alpha/beta fold hydrolase encodes MTSAMPRPIAVLLPGTGSDEVFVRSVFAGPLRALGIPLIAPAPPPGAAVTSGYLRILDEFAARARSPIVVGGISLGAHLATEWALRDPGRCAGVLAALPAWNGAPGSAPAATAATLSAELVSGSGVEAALRTAVAGVQPWLAVELARAWRGHGQGLAESLRTAAGHPAPTLRALEGIPVPFGLAACADDPIHPVEVARSWAAALPNARLYETTLTAFGADREVLGRAAVLGWLRARSATT; translated from the coding sequence GTGACCTCCGCTATGCCGAGACCCATCGCCGTCCTGCTGCCGGGCACGGGCTCCGACGAGGTGTTCGTCCGCTCGGTGTTCGCGGGCCCGCTTCGTGCGCTCGGGATTCCGCTCATCGCCCCCGCTCCTCCCCCAGGGGCGGCCGTGACCAGCGGCTACCTGCGCATCCTCGACGAGTTCGCAGCACGGGCCCGCTCGCCGATCGTGGTCGGCGGTATCTCGCTCGGCGCCCACCTTGCCACCGAGTGGGCACTGCGCGACCCCGGCCGCTGCGCGGGGGTGCTCGCCGCCCTGCCGGCGTGGAACGGCGCGCCAGGTTCGGCACCGGCCGCGACGGCGGCGACGCTGAGCGCCGAGCTCGTGTCCGGCTCCGGGGTCGAGGCGGCGCTGCGCACCGCCGTAGCGGGGGTGCAGCCGTGGCTGGCCGTCGAACTGGCCAGGGCGTGGCGCGGGCACGGGCAGGGACTCGCGGAGAGCCTGAGGACCGCCGCGGGCCACCCCGCGCCGACGCTGCGGGCACTGGAGGGGATACCGGTTCCCTTCGGTCTCGCCGCCTGCGCCGACGACCCGATTCACCCGGTCGAGGTAGCCCGGTCCTGGGCAGCGGCGCTGCCGAACGCCCGGCTGTACGAGACCACGCTGACCGCGTTCGGCGCCGACCGGGAAGTACTCGGCAGAGCCGCCGTGCTCGGCTGGCTGCGGGCGAGGTCGGCCACGACCTAA
- a CDS encoding OB-fold nucleic acid binding domain-containing protein, with protein sequence MSAKDGGYFSRLVRRLTSDVEQLDADDLSEKSEASGARRACDCRSGEEVTVLGRLRSVDLCPASEVPTLEAGLYDGTDEVTLVWFGRRRIAGIEPGRTIKARGRMAERNGQKVLYNPYYELLQTT encoded by the coding sequence ATGTCCGCCAAAGACGGCGGCTACTTCAGCCGGCTGGTACGCAGGCTGACCAGTGACGTCGAGCAATTGGATGCCGACGACCTCTCCGAGAAGTCGGAGGCGAGCGGCGCGCGGCGAGCCTGCGACTGCCGCTCCGGCGAGGAGGTGACCGTTCTCGGCAGGCTGCGTAGTGTGGATTTGTGCCCGGCGAGTGAGGTGCCGACGCTGGAGGCCGGTCTCTACGACGGAACCGACGAGGTGACGCTCGTGTGGTTCGGGCGCCGCAGGATCGCCGGAATCGAACCCGGTCGTACCATCAAGGCGCGGGGCCGGATGGCCGAGCGTAATGGCCAGAAAGTGTTGTACAACCCGTACTACGAACTGTTGCAGACAACCTAG
- a CDS encoding DUF3159 domain-containing protein produces the protein MTEPQPDRDRTTSTGAPQPPEEEREREPTMLEQMGGASGLFYSSVPIIVFVLANSIFGLGVAIWSALGAAVAITVLRLVRKEPLQPAISGFFGVAIAAFIAYRTGSAKGFFLFGIWASLVYGGALVLSVIVRRPLAGVVWGFLNGSGQEWRKDKPSRFGYDIATLALAVVFFARFIVQRWLYDEDYTGWLAFAKIAMGYPLYGLALLVVVWAVRRSDKRLKDIVAVEKETDAQVEERLRLKYSGRPTPEG, from the coding sequence GTGACTGAGCCGCAGCCCGACCGCGACCGCACCACCAGTACCGGCGCACCGCAGCCACCTGAGGAGGAACGGGAGCGGGAACCCACGATGCTCGAACAGATGGGTGGCGCCTCGGGGCTGTTCTACTCGTCCGTTCCGATCATCGTGTTCGTGCTCGCCAACTCGATTTTCGGGCTGGGTGTCGCGATCTGGAGCGCGCTGGGCGCCGCCGTGGCGATCACCGTGCTGCGGCTGGTGCGCAAGGAGCCGTTGCAGCCTGCGATCTCCGGCTTCTTCGGCGTCGCCATCGCCGCCTTCATCGCCTACCGCACCGGTTCGGCGAAAGGGTTCTTCCTCTTCGGCATCTGGGCGAGCCTCGTCTACGGTGGCGCGCTGGTGCTTTCGGTGATCGTCAGGCGGCCGCTGGCCGGTGTGGTGTGGGGATTCCTGAACGGGTCGGGTCAGGAGTGGCGCAAGGACAAGCCTTCGCGCTTCGGCTACGACATCGCCACGCTGGCGCTTGCCGTCGTGTTCTTCGCCAGGTTCATCGTGCAGCGCTGGCTCTACGACGAGGACTACACGGGCTGGCTCGCCTTCGCCAAGATCGCGATGGGCTATCCGCTCTACGGGCTCGCGCTGCTGGTCGTGGTGTGGGCGGTGCGCAGATCGGACAAGCGGCTCAAGGACATCGTCGCCGTGGAGAAGGAAACCGACGCGCAGGTGGAGGAGCGGCTGCGGCTCAAATACAGCGGGCGCCCCACCCCTGAGGGCTGA
- a CDS encoding potassium channel family protein → MRVAIAGAGAVGRSIAAELVEAGHTVMLIERQSEQFIPDSVEQADWVLGDACEVSTLEESGIERCDVVIAATGDDKANLVVSLLAKTEFAVRRVVARVNNPANEWLFNESWGVDVAVSTPRMLAAMVEEAVSVGDLVRLMTFRQSQANLVELTLPPDTPLAGKPVRDLALPKDAALVTILRGERVIVPQPDDPLEGGDELLFVSPSDVEPQIRTALGY, encoded by the coding sequence ATGCGGGTCGCCATCGCGGGCGCGGGCGCGGTCGGCCGTTCGATCGCGGCCGAACTGGTCGAAGCGGGCCACACGGTGATGCTCATCGAACGGCAGTCGGAACAGTTCATCCCCGACAGCGTCGAGCAGGCCGACTGGGTGCTCGGCGACGCCTGTGAAGTGTCGACGCTTGAGGAATCCGGCATCGAACGCTGCGACGTCGTGATCGCGGCGACCGGAGACGACAAAGCCAACCTCGTCGTCTCGCTGCTTGCCAAAACGGAGTTCGCGGTGCGCAGGGTCGTGGCCAGGGTCAACAACCCCGCCAACGAATGGCTGTTCAACGAAAGCTGGGGCGTCGACGTCGCGGTGTCGACCCCGCGCATGCTGGCGGCGATGGTCGAGGAAGCGGTCAGCGTCGGCGATCTCGTCCGGCTGATGACCTTCCGGCAGAGCCAGGCCAACCTGGTCGAACTGACACTGCCCCCGGACACGCCGCTGGCAGGCAAACCGGTGCGGGATCTCGCGCTGCCGAAGGACGCCGCGCTCGTCACGATCCTGCGCGGCGAACGAGTCATCGTGCCACAACCCGACGATCCGCTCGAAGGGGGAGACGAACTGCTGTTCGTCTCCCCCTCCGATGTGGAACCACAGATCAGGACGGCACTCGGCTACTGA
- a CDS encoding potassium channel family protein has protein sequence MYVVIMGCGRVGASLAAALERLGHEVAVIDRDRDAFRRLGSDFHGRQVVGMGFDRQVLTEAGLGRAGAFAAVSSGDNSNIISARVARETFGVEHVVARIYDPKRAAVYERLGIPTVATVPWTTDRFLRTLLPGGVATSWRDPSGTVALLQLPLHEDWVGSSVRELEAATGSRVAFIMRFGTGVLPDAKTVLQADDDVYVAARSGTVSDVTSIAAKAPEEEN, from the coding sequence GTGTACGTGGTGATCATGGGATGCGGCAGGGTCGGCGCCTCCCTCGCCGCGGCGCTGGAACGGCTCGGTCACGAGGTCGCCGTCATCGACAGGGACAGGGACGCCTTCCGCAGGCTCGGCAGCGACTTCCACGGCAGGCAGGTGGTCGGGATGGGCTTCGACAGGCAGGTGCTCACCGAGGCGGGCCTCGGCAGGGCCGGCGCCTTCGCCGCGGTCTCCAGCGGGGACAACTCCAACATCATCTCCGCGAGGGTCGCGCGCGAGACCTTCGGCGTCGAGCACGTGGTCGCCCGCATCTACGACCCCAAACGCGCGGCCGTCTACGAACGGCTCGGAATCCCCACGGTCGCCACCGTCCCGTGGACGACCGACCGGTTCCTGCGGACCCTGCTCCCCGGCGGGGTCGCCACGTCGTGGCGCGACCCCAGCGGAACGGTGGCACTGCTGCAGTTGCCGCTGCACGAGGATTGGGTCGGTTCCAGCGTGCGGGAACTGGAGGCCGCGACGGGATCGCGAGTCGCGTTCATCATGCGATTCGGAACCGGGGTGCTACCGGACGCGAAAACGGTGCTCCAGGCCGACGACGACGTGTACGTCGCGGCGCGCTCCGGCACCGTCAGCGACGTCACCAGCATCGCGGCCAAGGCACCCGAGGAGGAGAACTGA
- a CDS encoding APC family permease has product MPKFATVTKRLLLGRPFRSDRLAHTLLPKRIALPVFASDPMSSVAYAPEEILLVLSVAGASAYVYSPWIGLAVAIVMATVVASYRQNVKAYTSGGGDYEVATVNHGPRWGLAVGSALLVDYILTVAVSIASAAANIGSAVPFVATHKVEFAIVAILLLMAVNLRGVRESGTAFAIPTYAFVTGILVMIGWGAFSAFVLGETPRAESAGFELVAEEQHLAGLGFAFLILRAFSSGSAALTGVEAIANGVPAFRKPKGRNAATTLLLMGTLAITMFLGLLFLANLTGVVMADDPAHQLVNAPEGYEQKTLVAQLAGAVFAGFPPAVWYVIFFTGLILVLAANTAFNGFPVLGSILAQDRFLPRQLHTRGDRLAFSNGILFLAGFAIVLVIAFDAEVTSLIQLYIVGVFVSFVLSQSGMIRHWNRLLRTENDPSARRAMRRAQTVNTLGLVMTASVLVVILVTKFLAGAWISIVAMAAVYFLMGAIRKHYDRVAAELKEAEGEQVTLPARNHAIVLVSQLHRPALRALAYAKATRPDVLEAVTVNVDDADTRKLVAAWDKRGISIPLKVVESPYREITRPVLDYVKRIRGGHPRNVVTVFIPEYVVGRWWEQLLHNHSALRLKGRLLFQSRVMVTSVPWQLESSKRVSMRAEQARPRAGDVRRGLSGPPRGPGEPSDGNDSGKSQDSGT; this is encoded by the coding sequence GTGCCCAAGTTCGCCACCGTGACGAAACGGCTCCTGCTGGGCCGCCCCTTCCGCAGCGACCGCCTCGCGCACACGCTGCTGCCGAAGCGGATCGCGCTTCCGGTGTTCGCGTCCGACCCGATGTCGTCGGTCGCCTACGCGCCGGAGGAGATCCTGCTGGTGCTCTCCGTCGCGGGTGCCTCGGCCTACGTCTACAGCCCGTGGATCGGCCTGGCCGTCGCGATCGTCATGGCGACCGTCGTCGCGTCCTACCGGCAGAACGTCAAGGCATACACCTCGGGTGGTGGCGATTACGAGGTCGCCACCGTCAACCACGGGCCGAGGTGGGGCCTTGCCGTCGGCAGCGCGCTGCTCGTCGACTACATCCTCACCGTCGCGGTCTCCATCGCCTCCGCCGCGGCCAACATCGGCTCGGCCGTTCCGTTCGTGGCCACCCACAAGGTGGAGTTCGCCATCGTGGCGATCCTGTTGCTGATGGCCGTCAATCTGCGCGGGGTACGGGAATCGGGTACCGCGTTCGCGATTCCCACCTATGCCTTCGTCACCGGGATACTGGTGATGATCGGCTGGGGAGCCTTCAGTGCCTTCGTGCTCGGCGAGACTCCGCGGGCCGAGAGCGCCGGTTTCGAACTCGTCGCAGAGGAACAACACCTCGCTGGGCTCGGTTTCGCGTTCCTGATCCTGCGTGCCTTCTCATCGGGCAGCGCCGCGCTGACCGGTGTCGAGGCGATCGCCAACGGTGTTCCCGCCTTCCGCAAACCCAAGGGCCGCAACGCGGCGACCACCCTGCTGCTCATGGGAACGCTCGCCATCACCATGTTCCTCGGCCTGCTGTTCCTTGCGAACCTCACCGGCGTGGTGATGGCTGACGATCCCGCGCACCAGCTCGTCAACGCGCCGGAGGGCTACGAGCAGAAGACACTCGTCGCCCAGCTCGCCGGCGCGGTGTTCGCCGGTTTCCCTCCCGCCGTCTGGTACGTCATCTTCTTCACCGGCCTTATCCTCGTGCTCGCCGCCAACACCGCGTTCAACGGTTTTCCCGTGCTGGGCTCGATTCTCGCGCAGGACCGGTTCCTGCCACGGCAGCTGCACACCAGGGGCGACCGGCTGGCTTTCAGCAACGGCATCCTGTTCCTGGCCGGATTCGCGATCGTGCTGGTGATCGCGTTCGACGCCGAGGTGACCAGTCTCATCCAGCTTTACATCGTCGGGGTGTTCGTGTCGTTCGTGCTCAGCCAGAGCGGCATGATCCGGCACTGGAACCGGTTGCTGCGCACGGAAAACGACCCCTCGGCGCGGCGTGCGATGCGCAGGGCGCAGACCGTCAACACGCTCGGTCTCGTCATGACCGCCTCCGTGCTCGTGGTCATCCTCGTCACCAAGTTCCTGGCTGGCGCGTGGATCTCCATCGTCGCCATGGCCGCGGTCTACTTCCTGATGGGTGCCATCCGCAAGCACTACGACCGGGTCGCCGCCGAGCTCAAGGAGGCCGAGGGCGAACAGGTGACCCTTCCCGCGCGCAATCACGCGATCGTGCTGGTGTCCCAGCTTCACCGGCCCGCGCTGCGGGCGCTGGCCTACGCCAAGGCGACCCGCCCCGACGTGCTGGAGGCGGTGACGGTCAACGTGGACGACGCCGACACCAGGAAGCTGGTGGCCGCGTGGGACAAGCGCGGGATCTCGATTCCGCTGAAGGTCGTCGAGTCGCCCTACCGCGAGATCACCAGGCCGGTTCTCGACTACGTCAAGCGGATCAGGGGCGGTCATCCGCGCAACGTGGTGACCGTGTTCATCCCCGAGTACGTCGTGGGCCGCTGGTGGGAGCAGCTTCTGCACAACCACAGCGCACTGCGGCTCAAGGGCAGGCTATTGTTCCAGTCTCGGGTGATGGTGACCAGCGTGCCGTGGCAACTCGAATCGTCGAAGCGGGTCTCCATGAGAGCGGAGCAGGCCCGGCCACGCGCGGGTGATGTGCGGCGCGGGCTGTCCGGCCCTCCGCGCGGTCCCGGCGAGCCGAGCGACGGCAACGACAGCGGCAAGAGTCAGGATTCGGGTACGTGA